A section of the Candidatus Binataceae bacterium genome encodes:
- the fabG gene encoding 3-oxoacyl-[acyl-carrier-protein] reductase: MKDLEGKGIIITGAARGIGRAIALECARRGANIAFNFVKSQAQAEDLTSEIESLGVRALAFQCDVGELKAVREMVNAVKKEFGAIDGLVNNAGLTRDKVIVMMTEEDWEQVIRTNLTGPFNFIRAAVFMMMKAKRGAILNITSISGLIGLPGQANYSASKAGLVGLTKSLAKEVGRLGVRVNALALGFVETDMTAALPEQNKKQALDMIALGRFGRVEDVAPTAAFLLSDAASYITGAVINVDGGLAM, encoded by the coding sequence GTGAAAGATCTCGAAGGCAAGGGGATAATCATCACCGGCGCAGCCCGCGGCATTGGCCGCGCCATCGCGCTCGAGTGCGCGCGGCGCGGGGCCAATATCGCTTTCAATTTCGTCAAGAGCCAGGCGCAAGCCGAAGACCTCACGTCGGAAATTGAAAGCCTAGGCGTGAGAGCGCTCGCGTTCCAGTGCGATGTCGGCGAACTCAAGGCGGTTCGCGAGATGGTTAACGCGGTCAAGAAGGAGTTCGGCGCGATCGACGGCCTGGTCAACAACGCCGGCCTCACTCGCGACAAGGTGATCGTTATGATGACCGAGGAAGATTGGGAGCAGGTGATTCGGACTAATCTCACCGGTCCGTTCAACTTCATCCGCGCAGCGGTGTTCATGATGATGAAAGCGAAGCGCGGCGCGATCCTCAATATCACTTCGATAAGCGGATTGATCGGTCTGCCCGGACAGGCGAACTATTCCGCTTCCAAAGCGGGCTTGGTGGGCCTGACAAAATCGCTGGCCAAGGAGGTTGGCCGTCTGGGCGTTCGGGTCAACGCGCTGGCCCTGGGTTTTGTCGAAACCGACATGACGGCTGCCTTGCCCGAACAGAACAAGAAGCAGGCGCTCGACATGATTGCGCTGGGACGTTTCGGAAGGGTGGAGGATGTGGCCCCTACCGCGGCCTTTCTGCTCTCCGACGCGGCCAGCTATATCACCGGCGCCGTCATCAACGTGGACGGCGGCCTGGCGATGTAG
- a CDS encoding lytic transglycosylase domain-containing protein, whose product MCWAVCALAGLLVALATSLARAAEVRVPLTIDYLTLGEAIRHQLYTAPGDRAALWNGPDECQFLYAENPTFSRAGERVQLETTAALSLGVALGSRCVSPLTWSGIVEAESEPYLARGIRLMLHIADMNLYNPRRQKTLIAGRGFDLIKRYLVPRMETFSYDLNPALQQLGALAEAAATPAVAERIRNALATVRADPTVTATDDGVKITLIVAAPEVPEPVASETPAQPTPAELEAFEKQLDEWDAFLVFAVKQLGAVVGDRQFRSELLEVLLTSRYRLTQALASPPSAAGPDPVRTLFVDTWQKLGLAVRAAARRGQFGSRGLQFLSFISAGDALFALDQAAPALGMRISSDDLRRLAHIMAPDAIGDPLEFNFAEDPELRRLLGPTLVPLTSTPESSPSISSSPVETPGAPGPSSNPSPTPQATPQASGWLHIPWSLIEPRDVCAAEPLGIAPQLNQIALRLRRIVVDEANALEYRGDMERLLELSVQRQLEVSDLDARFRPIFDKLVRSAAWQESCWRQFIRRDDRVTWLESSTGDIGLMQVNKHVWRGFYNLEKLKWDVLYNAGAGTEILMQMTQQVLTRPRVDPTGSDGAALARSVYASYNGGPDAYSRWRHPHEASPAREIDAAFLDKYHAVERGQTIDILSCAAAWGHRAGR is encoded by the coding sequence GTGTGCTGGGCAGTGTGCGCGCTGGCCGGCTTGCTGGTTGCACTCGCCACTTCTCTGGCGCGCGCGGCCGAGGTCAGGGTTCCGCTCACGATCGATTACCTCACCCTGGGCGAAGCCATTCGCCATCAGCTCTACACCGCTCCCGGCGATCGCGCCGCGCTCTGGAATGGACCCGACGAGTGCCAGTTCTTGTACGCGGAGAATCCCACCTTTTCGCGCGCCGGTGAGCGAGTACAACTGGAGACCACCGCCGCGCTGAGTCTGGGGGTTGCGCTCGGCAGCCGCTGCGTGAGTCCGCTTACCTGGAGTGGCATCGTCGAAGCTGAGTCCGAACCCTACCTGGCCCGCGGCATCAGGTTGATGCTGCACATCGCGGATATGAACCTGTACAACCCGCGTCGGCAGAAAACCCTGATTGCGGGGCGGGGCTTCGACCTCATCAAGCGGTACCTGGTGCCGCGAATGGAAACATTCTCCTACGACCTGAATCCTGCGCTGCAACAGCTCGGGGCGCTCGCGGAAGCCGCCGCGACGCCGGCCGTTGCCGAGCGAATCCGAAATGCACTCGCAACCGTGCGCGCCGATCCAACCGTGACCGCGACCGACGACGGAGTCAAAATCACTTTGATCGTAGCGGCACCGGAGGTTCCCGAACCGGTGGCCAGCGAGACGCCGGCGCAGCCCACGCCCGCCGAACTCGAGGCGTTTGAGAAGCAGCTCGATGAGTGGGACGCTTTCCTGGTGTTTGCGGTAAAACAGCTCGGTGCTGTGGTTGGCGATCGGCAATTTCGTAGCGAGTTGCTCGAAGTTCTGCTTACCAGCCGCTACCGCCTGACTCAGGCGCTCGCCAGCCCGCCGTCCGCAGCGGGCCCGGACCCGGTGCGCACACTGTTTGTAGATACCTGGCAGAAGCTCGGCCTCGCGGTGCGCGCGGCGGCGCGGCGCGGTCAGTTTGGCTCGCGGGGTCTTCAATTTCTGTCGTTTATTTCCGCGGGCGACGCGCTCTTCGCACTGGATCAGGCCGCGCCGGCGCTGGGGATGCGAATCTCCTCGGACGACCTGCGGCGCCTAGCGCATATCATGGCGCCTGACGCGATCGGCGATCCACTGGAATTCAACTTCGCCGAGGATCCTGAACTCAGGAGGCTGCTCGGTCCGACCCTTGTTCCCCTGACCAGCACGCCGGAGAGTTCGCCGAGCATTTCATCGTCGCCGGTCGAGACTCCCGGCGCTCCTGGCCCATCATCGAATCCATCGCCGACTCCGCAGGCGACGCCCCAGGCCAGCGGATGGCTCCATATTCCGTGGTCGCTGATCGAACCGCGCGATGTTTGCGCGGCTGAACCGCTCGGAATTGCTCCGCAGCTTAATCAAATCGCCTTGCGCCTGCGGCGCATCGTGGTCGATGAGGCTAACGCGCTCGAATATCGCGGCGACATGGAGCGGTTGCTCGAACTAAGCGTGCAGCGCCAGCTTGAAGTGTCAGACCTGGACGCTCGCTTTCGTCCGATCTTCGACAAGCTGGTGAGGAGCGCTGCGTGGCAGGAGAGCTGTTGGCGGCAATTTATAAGACGCGACGACCGGGTGACGTGGCTTGAGAGCTCCACCGGAGACATCGGCCTGATGCAGGTGAACAAGCACGTGTGGCGTGGGTTTTACAACCTGGAAAAGCTCAAGTGGGACGTGCTGTACAACGCGGGCGCCGGTACCGAAATCTTGATGCAGATGACCCAGCAGGTGCTGACTAGGCCGCGGGTCGATCCGACGGGCAGCGACGGTGCGGCGCTCGCACGTTCGGTCTACGCCTCGTACAACGGAGGACCCGATGCGTACAGCCGGTGGCGCCATCCGCATGAGGCGTCACCCGCGCGCGAAATCGACGCCGCATTTCTGGACAAGTATCACGCGGTGGAACGGGGCCAGACCATAGACATCCTCTCGTGCGCGGCTGCATGGGGACACCGGGCCGGGCGTTAG
- a CDS encoding alpha-isopropylmalate synthase regulatory domain-containing protein, translating to MTDRQNDFYEAEAPQASRELAELHTSSEYVAPFHIIRRRVIDDLFDGKPTIDATLVIQIGSVEETEAASGVGVVHALDVALRKALLKYFPFLEGVRVTETYTHATGESTEAEVVSVKKFSDGNLTWTTLAKSANTVEAGWRSLLDGYEWRIYTESLKLRRLSANPRFSSR from the coding sequence ATGACCGATCGTCAGAACGACTTTTACGAAGCGGAGGCGCCGCAGGCCTCGCGCGAACTGGCGGAACTCCACACCTCGAGTGAGTACGTCGCCCCGTTCCACATCATCCGCCGCCGGGTGATCGACGATCTGTTCGATGGCAAACCGACCATCGATGCGACGCTGGTGATTCAAATCGGCAGCGTCGAAGAAACCGAAGCCGCGTCGGGGGTTGGAGTCGTCCACGCCCTCGACGTCGCGCTGCGCAAGGCGCTGCTCAAATACTTTCCGTTCCTGGAAGGGGTGCGCGTCACGGAGACCTACACCCATGCGACCGGCGAGTCGACCGAGGCGGAAGTGGTTTCGGTAAAGAAGTTCTCGGACGGAAATCTCACCTGGACCACGCTAGCCAAATCCGCCAACACCGTCGAAGCCGGATGGAGGTCGCTGCTCGATGGATACGAATGGCGCATCTACACCGAAAGCTTGAAACTGCGCCGGCTGAGCGCCAATCCCAGATTTTCAAGCCGTTAA